Sequence from the Seriola aureovittata isolate HTS-2021-v1 ecotype China chromosome 6, ASM2101889v1, whole genome shotgun sequence genome:
ctctctctctctctctctctctctctctctctctctctctctctctgtctctctctctctctctctctctctctctctctctctgtctctctgtctctctctctctgtctctctctgtctctctccctctctctctgtctctctctccctctctctctttctctctccctctctctctttctctctccctctttctctctctccctctctctctctctccctctgtctctctctctctctgtctgtctctctctccctctctctctctctctctctctccctccctctctctctccctctctctctctctctctctctctccctctctctctctctcctctcccctctctctcttctctctccctctttctctctctccctctctctctctctctctctcctcctctctctctctctctctctctctccctctctctctccctctctctctctctcctctcctctctctctcctctctctctcttctctctctctctcctcctctctctctctctcctctcctctctctctccctctctctctctctctccctctctctctctctctctctgtctctctccctccctccctctctctctccctctctctccctctctctctctctctctctctctctctctctctctctctctccctccctctctctctccacccagGTGCCCTTTCTGTCAGTAGGAGGCGACCTGGGATGGCGAGAGGAGGTCAGCAGGGGTGTGAGTGAGCTGAGTGGAGAGTTCTGTGTGGAGAATGTGAAAGGGGAAGACGGAGAGATGTACCGCAGACTGGTTTTCCTGTCTAATGCTGCCCTTGTCCAATCAGAGAGCCGCCTTGTCTCTTCCTCCACCGGTCAGTtcgtcttcctcttctcatTCAGTATATTATGATCTGCAGTTAATTAACCAGTTAACAATTACCAACAACACATATACATttatgcaaattattttttacagtttaaaaacaaaaggatactacaaagaaaaaaaagacaaaaaacaggaGTAAACATCCTCTCTAATGGTTTTCTTTAGGATgtaaatggttgaaataaaagactctgtgtctctgcagcttcgagtcacaagaagaagaacagaaagaaGGCCAAGCCAGCAGCTCCACCAACAGcatcctccacctctctgtccGTGGACAGTGGCTTCCTCTGCTGCGCTCACCATGAAGTCATGGTGGCTGGTCTCTCCATGCTTGGGGTGGGCGCGCCGGAGAACAAAGGTCAGTTCACGCCCATTTTGTACAGTGTAGTCAatgtgggagaggaggaagaaaaacagccgCAGCTTTCCatcgtctctgtctctgatgaGCTTTACCTTTGACTTGTCTGTCCCCTCTTAGGCGTCCCAGTGTCAGTGCTCCTGGTGGGACTTGGTGGAGGAGGCCTGCCTCAGTTTCTGCGGGACTTTGTGCCTGATGTTACTGTCGAGGTTGTGGAGCTAGATCCTGTGGTGCTGGAGGTGGCGAAGGAATGGTTCGGATTCAGACCAGACGATCGTTTGACTGTCACTCTTGGAGACGGCCTTGAGCGCATCTCTGTCCTGGAGAAGGAAGGTGAGTGctgcaggtggacaggtgagagagcggAGAGTATgaagatggtcagaggaggaaacatcagagagactcagccagatgtttgagcctcagtcagacccagagtcagaggaggagtctgttgttcgttgacaggattggttcctgaggtttgtgatgtatgaaactcTGAACGTGTGTtaatgagactgtcattggttcactgcagctcaaggtggaaacactgagtcatggTGTGGATGATTATTGGCTCATGATGTGtcttgtattttataaaaacaccatatgaACACGTTAACAAGGTCAATCACctgattttcattggaggggTCTTTAACCTAGAAGTgactttgtttctctgcaggtggttgtgtgtttgatgtcGTCATGTTCGATGTAGACAATAAAGACAGCACTGTGGGTATGAGCTGCCCCCCCGCTGCCTTTGTTGAAACCTCCATCCTGAAGAAAGTGAGCAGCCTGTTAACCCCCAGAGGTAAAGTCTCCTTCATGATTTCTTTGTCTCGAGCTGCTGGAATCTGTCAGCTGTTCTATAAAATCATGTCAATCAGTGTTTTGGTATAAGATCATGAATATTAAAAGATACCTGTTGATAAGTTAAGTAGACGATCAATAAACTTCataaaaagctttttgtttACTCATTTCTCCCTTTTTGCCCCTCCCCCATCTCAACCAGGTGTATTCATCCTGAACCTCGTGTGTCGTGACTCGGTCTTGAGGGAAAGCGTGCTGCAGCGTGTGAGCGCCGTGTTCCCCGCCATCCTCTCTCGAAAGATTGAAGGGGAGGTCAACGAAGTCCTTCTGTGCTCTCGTGGAGAAAAGGAGACGCCGGATGGCGCCCGCATCCTGACATCCCTGAAGCAAGCAGCCAAGAGTCTGCAGAGCGCACTGGGCTCTGACCGGACCGGAACCAGCCGCAGGCCACATATAGACATTGTAGAGCTGTTAAAAGACCTGAGAGTAGAGTGACGTGTGAAGGGGGTTTAATGagactgattttatttaatcagtcTCATTGAGATTAAAAATCTCTTTTCTCTGAGAGACCTgagaacaggaagcagagacaaTGAACAACGAAGACAACACACAACTAAACAACACAAGGAACTGAACATTAATGAACATTTACAGTGATCATAAGATACATCAAataataaagctttaaaatctcCAAGGGAAAAGTCAGAGTCTAGCCTGAGGGCAGTTTCcagttcatttcatttacatggTGCAAAGTACCTGAAACCAGTTGTGCCAGTACGAGTGTGAACCTGAGGGTTGGGTAGTTACTGATCTGTGGACACTGGATTTcaatgagagaagagatgtgagGGATATGAATGAATATTCATATGAATAACATGAGAAGTCTGTTTCCTCCTGACTGTAGTGAGGTGCCACGCAGAGAACAGTGATGAGTCCGGTATCTGTCGTGTGTGATAAAGCGTAATAAACTATGATACGCCGGAGCAGAATATCTCCACAGTGGAGGACAGACATGAAGGTGGACTGCACAGTAGTTGTACGGCTGGAGGAAGACAGACGCTCTTTAATTCTGTACAAGGAGCcaagtttgatttttattttctgagtcAAGTGTTGAATATGAACCTTATATGACAAAAGTCTGTTGTCGAGCCAGATCCCTCAGTATTTGCATGAATCAGTGAGGGTGATGTGAGccatttaaagttttaatgacAGGATGGTCAGAGTCTCTGGTGGATGGACCTTTGTCTGCATTTAAGACTCATTTGTGATTAAGGAGGAGACAGTTGGAAGTCATCACAAGCAGACTGAAGAGAAGCAATATGATGTAAAACATTCTATCACAAGGATTTTATCTTTACATCTTAATGGGGTGCCTCTACAAAAAATGAATTCCCAGTGCCATTAGTTATTGAGCAtttgctattattattaatactattattattatcattattattatcgttattattgttattatcattatcattattattgtcattgttattattattattatcatcattattatcattattattattatcatcattattatcattattattattaattcgTGGTTAAAAGTAGGCCTTAGTTTGTGTCCCACTTTAGTTTCCACTGTAGTTACTACATGGAGCTCAGTTACTCCCTCATTGCCAGGGAATGCAGCCGTGTTATTTACAGTAGATGAATGTCCACCCTGGTTCCAGTGGCGGGGTTTATAGGGCTGCACGGAGCCCCGCCCCTCTGGATGTGGAGCCGGGAGGAGTGAGCGCTCCCCGGTGTCTGGTGAATCTGGGTAACTTTCATTAAGTGGTTTAAGAAGTTTGTCTGTCTTCTGCGTGAAGGGGGGTTTCACCGAGCTAAAGTTGCTGACCACTGCGCATGCGCCTCAGAGTGGATTCCGTTAGCTGTCAAAAGTAGAAGGTTTTTCCTCCGTGAAAACGGACCGAACTCGGTTTAAGCTAGCTCCTCTAATGTGTCCAGAGTTTGAGGGAAACGACACACCGCGACGTTTTGGAGTTTTAAATAACCACACGTGTCCACAGCGAGCTGTTTTCGGGGACTCTCGGACCGTGAGGACTAACTCGGAGTCTAGCGTCCGGTACCAGCAGCTCTAACGGTAACGGGACTAACGGCTGCCGGAGGTTGTGGACCTTCACGAGTCGCTACTGAGAATCCAGTTTTATTTCCTAGATTTTTCTACGTTTCACTAATGAAAATACCGTGAATGTAAGTAACCGTTAAGTATGTTAGCTGCTCGGTGGACGGGTGTAGTCTAGAACCGGAGCACAACTGGGTTTAAAGGGGCCGGACAGGTAACTGCCGCGCCGTTGCGATGGGCAACCACGGGATGGAGGATCTGATCCCGCTGGTCAACCGCCTTCAAGACGTCATGGGCAGGGTGGGGCAGAGCAGCAGCCTCCACCTGCCGCAGATCGTGGTGGTGGGCGGCCAGAGCGCGGGAAAGAGCTCCGTCCTGGAGAACTTTGTGGGCAGGTAAGTCTCACACCACGAGCTCTGAATGACGTGTATCTACACAGTCCCCGTAACTGCTCACTACAGGTGGGTAAGGTGTAGGTAGTAAAAACAGGTACTACTTTCTAATAAAGCATACTAAATGATTAGTTATGGctttattaactttattaaataatttagaGTAACTTTTTATTCTTGGCTGTCATTAGTTTAATACAGAGAacaggtatatatatatatatatatatatatatatatatatatatccatcaccacattttaaatttgacatCAGAACATGGTGAAAACACAAGGAAAGGTAGAAAACATTATGACTTTCTTGTTTATAACAATGTTAAGTTCTCTTAAATGGAAATGAATACAGGAGCCATTTCATcctacttatttatttttaattttcttaaatcttttcttaaattttcttaatttttttttaaaatctttgtgACTTATTGGATTGAATTGTGgaaagttttcttttatttaggGCTGTAGTATGTATTAGTTTAGTGTTGGTGGATGTGCGTTATTTgggttgtgttgtgtattgtgagTCTCATTGTGAGTATGAATGATATGGATGTGTATTGATGTACCTCTTGAGGAGCCATTATTATACCACAGTGACTAA
This genomic interval carries:
- the mettl13 gene encoding eEF1A lysine and N-terminal methyltransferase isoform X2, which translates into the protein MNQRNAERRPGLTFQQVDATQTPYEDASYQAALDKGTLDAMASEEEGILARSMLTEVGRVLSVGGRYVCVTLAQESVIRLAVEHFVQLGWAVRLHCLQEESGKEEDSFALPVFVLVCTKFRQPMPTPVLEMCLGEDGAPARLTQVSELLSAVREHQAYSVLRKRLRTGTDACSNLSLTLCHTKTGLPRYTLTVQDCSPGAKVPRSNHFAIFIVPQGSETAWLYSSTEGRRQLAASANFRRLIVVAMHRNQEYTDMQAVQSELSPMVMDLAPRGMPANQQVPFLSVGGDLGWREEVSRGVSELSGEFCVENVKGEDGEMYRRLVFLSNAALVQSESRLVSSSTASSHKKKNRKKAKPAAPPTASSTSLSVDSGFLCCAHHEVMVAGLSMLGVGAPENKGVPVSVLLVGLGGGGLPQFLRDFVPDVTVEVVELDPVVLEVAKEWFGFRPDDRLTVTLGDGLERISVLEKEGGCVFDVVMFDVDNKDSTVGMSCPPAAFVETSILKKVSSLLTPRGVFILNLVCRDSVLRESVLQRVSAVFPAILSRKIEGEVNEVLLCSRGEKETPDGARILTSLKQAAKSLQSALGSDRTGTSRRPHIDIVELLKDLRVE